The Gemmatimonadaceae bacterium genomic sequence CGCGAGCGGGCGTTCGGCGGCCGGTTGCACGGCGGGTGCGACTCGATACGTCTCGCGCGCGAGATCGTAGGCGAGCGCTCGCGCCATCACGTGCGCGTCGTCGACCTCCACGATGTGCCGCACCACGAGCCCCGCGAGGAAGTTCGCGTCCACGCGCCGAGAAAGATCGTGTCGCGCGGGAATCGAGCAGAAGGCGCGAGTGTCGTCGTTGAAGCCGGCGGTGTTGTAGATCCCGGCCGTCTCGGTGACTTGTTGCCGATACCGCGTCATGCCCTCGATCGAGTCGTGGAACCACCATGGCGGACCGAGGCGAAGCGCCGGGTACTGTCCGGCGAGCGGCGCGAGCTCGCGTGCGTACGCCGACTCGTCCAGCGTGAACAAGACCATCGAGAATCGCTCGTCGTTGCCGTACGCATTCAGCAACTCGGCGAGATTGCGCGTGTATTCGGTGGCCACGGGGATGTCGGCGCCGCGGTCCGCGCCGAATCGGTCGAACACCTGACGATTGTGGTCGCGGAGCGCGCCGGGGTGGAGCTGCATGACCAACCCGTCGTCGACCGACATACGCGCCATCTCCATCAGCATGTGCGCCTCGAAGCGCCGCTGATCCGCCGGCGTCGCTTCGCCGCGAAGCGCTCGCACGAAGATCGCCGACACATCCTGGTCGGACATCCGCGACGCGAACGGCTCGACCACTGCGTGGTCCGTCGCGGTCGCGCCAAGCGACTTGAACACCCCGCGCCGCTTCTCGAGTGCGTCGACGAACGACGCGTAGTTCGGGATCGCCCCTCCACTCGCTTGACCGAGGCACTCGAGCTCCGACGCCCACTCTGGGGCGGCGATCCGAAACACCGCATCCGGCCGGAAGGTCGGAATCACGCGACCGCGCCACCCCGAGGCGCGGATCGCGCGATGGTGCACGAGCGAGTCGCTCGCCGCGTCCGTCGTCGCCAGTATCTCGATGTTGAAGCGCTCGAACAGCCGGCGCGGCCGGAACTCGGGCGACGCGAGACGCTCGGCGATTTGATCGTAGACATACTGCGCCGATTCGGCGTCGAACCGCACCTTCACGCCGAACACTTCGTGCAACTCGTGGTCGAGCCAGAGCCCCGTCGGCGTTCCGTGAAAGAGGTGCGCGTGGTCGCCGAACGTCTGCCAAATGCGCCGCGGATCGGTCTCCACCACGGTCCCATCGCGCGCCGGAATGCCGAGCGACTCCATCGGAACGCCGCGCGAGTACAACATCCGGACGATGTAGTGATCCGGGATCACGATGAGCGACGCCGGCTCGGGGAACGCGGTATCGTTCGCCAAGATCGCCGGATCGACGTGGCCGTGGGGGCAAATCAGCGGGAGGTCGCGCGTTTCCTCGTAGAGCGCCCGCGCCGCGTGCCGAATTTCCGGGTCGGAATCGAAGAACCGGTCGGCGTGCAGAACCAGCGGCCGATGCATCCCGCGCCTCATGGTTCGCTTGTCCGTCGGGTGGGAGACTTGAAGCGGCGCCACATTTGTTCAAATTACGAACAATATCGGCGGACCGTTAGTGCCGGCCCCTGACCGATCCAAATTTCGCCCCGAACCAGGGCTGCCGGGACGGACGGCTGTTTCTACCATTCCATCCCCAGCGCCCTGCACCGTCGAATCGCCCCATCGCCCATCGTGCGGAAGATCAATACTCGCAGCTTCGTTCGAGCAACTCGGTCGACTCCCCGCGAGATCAACCGGCAAATCGTGCTGAACCTCGTCCGCGAGCACCAGCCGATCTCGCGGGCGGAGCTCGCCCGGCGTATGCACGTGGGACGAGGGATGGTGACATCACTGATAAGTGAGCTGCTCGACGACGGGTCCATCTACGAAGGCTCCACTGTGGACGCCCCCCGCGGGCGGAAACCCATGATGCTCTACGTCCGCACGCGCGACCGCCTGGTAGTCGCCGTGGACGTTCGATTCAGCCGAACCTTCCTCCAATTGGCCGACTTCAGCGGCGAGGCCATCGCCGCCGACTCCTTCGATACGATCGTCGACCCCAAAGGCCTGACCGCCAACCTCACCAAGCGCATCGGTCGCCTCCTGAAATCGCACCGGGCCGCGGGGAAATGCAACGGCATCGGCCTCGTCGTCCCGGGCATGGTCGATCACTCCACCGGGCGAGTGCTCAATGCCCCGCAGCTCGGCTGGCGTGACGTGGATATTCGCGACGAATTGGCCGACGCGACGGGCCTCGCGGTCCACATCGAAAACGCACCGATCGCCTGCGCGCTCGCCCAGATGTGGCTGGGCCAGCGCGGCGGAGATGCCCCGCGCGATTTCGCGTACGTCACCGTGTCGGACGGCGTCGGAGCTGGAATCGTGATGAACGGCGAAGTGGTTCGAGGCCACAACAACACCGCCGGCGAGTTCGGACACGTCGCCGTTGATCCGCTCGGACCAAAATGCCTCTGCGGCGCCCGCGGCTGCCTCGAGGCCTACACCTCCAACCTCGCCACCCTCTCCCGCTACCTCGGCCACGAGTTCTCGCCGACGGAAAGCCGGCGGATGCTCCAGGAGTCGGGGCTCACCATCGACGACGTGATCTCACGCGCACGTTCGGGAGAGCGACGAGCAATCAACGCACTCGAGGAGACCGCTCGGCACTTGGGCGGCGGACTCTCGGTAATCATCAACACGCTCAACCCGGCGCAGATCTTCGTCGGCGGTGAAATCACCGAGGCGTGGGAGCAGCTCGAACCGGTGATGACGAGCGTCATCCGCGAACGCGCGCTGACAGCGCTTGCCGCGGAGACTCCACTGGTGCCGGAACCGGCGAGCAGCTTCCCGAGGCTCAGAGGTGCGACAGCGCTGGTGGCGGCCCCCTTGTTCGCAGCGCCGCAGGTCGCATAGCGCCCCCTCGTTTCGGTTTGCGCGGACGCCCCCGGATGGCGCTGTCGTTCGCGGCCCCCTGCGAGTAGACGCCGGAGAACGTCACGAGCGAATCGAGTTGCCGCGCGAAGCTCGGCCCCACACCGATCACCCGTCTCAGCCCGTCGAGGTTGAGGAAGGGGCCGCGCTTCATGCGATCCGCGGCAATTCGTTTCGCCATCGTCGGCGAAACGCCCGGCAACGAATCGATTTGCGACGCGGTGGCCACGTCGAGATCGAGCTTTCCATTTATGTAGCCAGGTCCGGTGCGCGGCTCGCCGCGCTTTCGTCGCGACGGCTTACCCTGTCCCGTATCCGCAGCCGACGAGGCCGAATCGGCTGGCCAGGTTTGGGAGCGCGCTTTTGGGCGATGGCCGCGACCGCCGGGAGCTCGTGATCGCTCGGCCGATCGACCGGCGTTTGCTGCAGAGTCTGCCGACGCCATCTGCCGGTCGAGAGCGGCCTGTTCATTGCGAGGCACGTCGCCGCGCGACGCGGCCCGTGACACGCGTACAGCGGCTCCAAGCACAGCGACCGCGCCGAGGAATACGAGGGCTTTTTGATCTGGGCGAAGTGACATGGGGCAAAGCTACCGATGTCATTCGCGTCCAGCGTCACCGAATCCTTGCAACGAGAATCCTTTGAATTCGCGTCGGGTTTGGGTTCACAGAAAGAGTCGTCCCTGCAGTGAGCGGAAACGACGCGTCCGCCAAAGCGGCGGTGGCCGAGTTGCTGCGTGAATTCAATTCTCCCATCGCGCGTGCTGGGGCGTACCCGAGCCGGGTAAAAATCGCGTAAGCTAGCTAACACCCTGGGTTTTGGCCCGTTATCGTTCCACGAATCTTCGACCGGAATCGCACATGAAGTCGTCACGTGTCACGTCGCTGTTTTTCCTGTTTGCGGTCGCCTGCGGCGCGCCCAGTACTGTCGCGACGCGTCCCACCCCCACCCCGACGCCGCCTCCGACCGCCGCGCCGACCGCGCCCGCGGCCACACAGCCGACGAGCATTCCGCCGGTCACGCTCGCCGAACCGCCGCGCAACTGGCAGCTACTCGACGAAGGCATCGACCACATTCCGGGCATCAGCTCCGAGCGCGCCATGAACGAGCTGCTCGCGGGCAAAGCGCCGAAGAAGCGGGTGCTCGTCGCGATCATCGACAATGGGATCGACACGGCGCACGCGGACCTACGAGCGAACCTCTGGATCAACCCGAAGGAGACGCCGCACAACGACGTCGACGACGACCACAACGGATTCGTCGACGACATCCACGGCTGGAATTTCATCGGCGGCAAAGACGGCCAGGACGTGCACTTCGACACGTTCGAGGTGACGCGCGAGTACGCCCGTTGTCATGGCGGCGCGGCCGCGAGCGGCTCGGCCCCGATCACCGACGCGGCGCGCTGCGCCGAGATCACGGCGGCGTTCGAGAAACAGCGCAACACGATCCAGAGCTCGGTGGCGAACTACAAGGGTGCACTCGACGTTCTGCACCAGATCACGCCGATGCTCAAGCAAGCAGTAGCGCCGAACACCCTCAGCGTCGCGAACGTGAAGGCCTTGTCGGCCACGAGCCAGCAACTCTCGCAGGCGAAGCAGATCTACCTGCAGCTCGCCGGCGAAGGAGCGACGGAAACCGTGCTCAGCGACGGCCTCAAATCGCTCGAGGGACAGCTGAAGAACGGCCTCAACCCGGATTTCAATCCGCGCACGGTCGTCGGCGACAACTATACGGACTGGCATCAGCACACGTACGGCAACTCTGACGTGATGGGCCAAGACGCGAAGCACGGGACGCACGTTGCCGGAATCATCGGCGCCGTCCGGGGCAACGGCATCGGCGTCGACGGCATCGCCCCGTCAGTCACGTTTATGATGGTCCGCACCGTGCCGGACGGCGACGAGCGCGACAAGGACGTCGCGAACGCGATCCGCTACGCTGTCGACAACGGCGCGCAGATCATCAGCATGAGCTTCGGAAAGGCGTTCTCTCCCTACAAAGCCGCCGTCGACGAAGCGGTAAAGTACGCCGACGCGCACGGCGTCCTCATGGTGCACGCCGCGGGCAACGACGGCGAGGATCTCGGCAAGTCGAAGAACTTCCCGACCCCGACGTATTTGGACGGCGGACACCCGACCCTCTGGATCGAGGTGGGCGCGTCATCGTGGAAGGGCGGCGAGAATTTGCCGGCGACCTTCTCGAACTACGGCCAGCAGCAGGTCGATCTGTTCGCGCCGGGCGTGGACATTCTCTCGACCGTGCCCGGGAACGAGTACGAGCGCGACAGCGGCACGAGCATGGCCGCCCCCGTCGTCACCGGCGTCGCCGCGCTCGTGATGAGCTACTACCCGAATCTCTCGGCGGGCGACATCCGAAAAATCATCCTCGCCTCGACGGCGAAATTTCAGTCCCAGGTCGTCAAACGCCCGGGCGACGAATCCAAGGACATGGTCCCCTTCGGCACTCTCTCCGTCACCGGCGGAATCGTGAATGCCTACAACGCGCTGCGGATGGCAGAGGACGTGAGTAACGGGAAGGCAAAGCCATAGAACTGCCGGGGACCGGTCACCGGTATCCGGGACTGACAGCTGTCAGCTTACGGAGACCGGTAACCGGAACCGGCGACCGCTTCTCACTTCACCAACGCCACCGCCACGTCGCCCACCGCCTGCAGGCTCTTCGCCGACACTTTGTCGAACGTGTCCTGCATCGTGTGGTGATAGTTGGGATTCGACTGCGTGAACGCGTCGTGACCGGCGGGTAGCGGGCCGTACTGAATGTCGAGCACGTCGATCACACGCAGCCCCTTGTTGAGCAACGGCACGTGGTCGTCGGTGATCTGTTGGCCGACCTGGCTGATGAAGTACTTCGAGTAGCCCAGGTCCGACGCGGTCTGCCACACTCGGCTCACGACCTCCGGCGCGCGCTGCACCGAGTTGGCCTCCTGGTAGAGCTGCAGATCGGCGTCGCCGATCATGTCCCAGAGCACGCCGAAGAGCGGCTTGTAGTTCGGCGACGGGAGATGGCTCGCGAAGTACTGCGATCCGAAGAGCGCGTCCGGGTAGTTGCCCCCGCTGTCGGAGTCGAACGCGCCCCAATCTTCGCCGTCGACGAACAGCAGATCCACGCCGACCGACGGCGGCGTTTTCTTGAAGACGTCGCCAAGCGCCATGAACAATCCGACGCCGGACGCGCCGTCGTTTGCGCCGAGGATCGGGCGCGCTTTGTTGCCGAAGTTCGGGTCGTCGTCGGCCTTGGGACGCGTGTCCCAATGCGTCACGTAGAGCACGCGCTGCGTCGCCGCCGGATTGAAACGCGCGAAGATGTTCTGAAGCGGCAGCTTGGTGCCGTCCGCCGTCGTCTGCGTCCAACGCTGCACGGTCACGCTGTCCGTACGCTGCTTCATCTGCGCGACGATCCACGCGGCCGCGGAGTCGTGCGCCGGGGTGCCGGGGGTGCGCGGCCCGAACGCGAGGTGCGCCTTCACGTAGCCCAGCGCGGCCTGGCCGTCGAACGCCGTCTTCGCGCCGCCTCCACCGAAGCGGTCGCACCCACTCAATACGAGAATGGAGGCACAGAGAAGGCTGAGCATTCGCACGGAAAGGTCTCGTCCGGTAATAGACTGTACGTTAGTGGAATTGGTCATTTCAGCGATCTACTTGGCGGCGCCGAAGAACTGGAACTGTAGCACCGTGGACAGCACGGTCTGCGCGAAGCGCCGATTGAGGTTGTTGTCGAACGTCACGATGTGCGACGCCTGGAGCGTGAACACCAGACCGTCCTGCAGGTTCGTGTCCGCGGCCAGGTTGAACGACTGCCGTCCGTTGTCCGCCAAGCGGCTCTGGAACGCGCCTGTCGAGTCGAGCACGAAGGTCCGGTTGTGAGATTGCTGAAAGCCGAAGTGGGTCCTGAGATCGCTGCGTAGGCCGAGGCCGAGGCTCTCGGGGACGTGGAACGACCGTCCGGCGTCGATCGTGAGCTCGTTGCCGCGCGTGCGCGCCAGGCTGCCGGGCAGGCTGTCCAACCGCGTCGTAAGACTGTACCGCGCACTGGTGCTCAAGGATCCGCGTCCCGCCCAGATGACCGATCCGCCAAACGGATACGTCTCGGCGTGGCTGCGACGAATCTCCGGGGAATCGCCGGGGTCGAGCCCTGGCAGCGACACGGATGCCGTCGTGCGCAGATAGCCGGCGCTCGCGTCGATCGCGCTGAACGGTCCTCCTGGGGCCGGACGAAATCCCCAGCGCAGCGTGACGTCCGGGAAGCGGGTCTGCGTTCCGTTCGCCTGCGCCTGGAGCTGCGCCGAGTCGGGGCGCGCAATCCAGTTGGCGGTCGTGATGTGCTGAAAGCGCGCGTCGATCGCCGCGCCGCCCAAGAGACGGACGGAGCTCGCGGCGTTCCAGGTCCCGGTCTGTCCCGCGGCGGTCGCCGCGGCACCGTTCACGTAGCGGAACGACGACGGTCCTCCCAGCGCCAGCTCGAACGGCAGCGGCGGCGCTTTCGCCGACGCGTCGACGTCGCCCAGCAGGCTCCGCGTGAACGAAACGTCGATGGGTGTGAAGGACGTACCCATGCGGCGTATGAGACTCGAGTCGCGCGCGTAAGCCGCGAAGGCGCGCGTGACATCGATCGTCGTTCCGACTCCGATCGTTTGGGCGGCGGTCATGCGACGCGGGAGTGACCGATCGAGCGCCGCGAGCGAATCGTGCGTCGCGAGCACGCTGTCCACACCGATCACGCCCGGCAGCGTCGCGAACGACCGGACGTTTGGATCGCGCAGCATGTCGTACTGCGTCGACAGATCCGCGCGCGGCCGGAACCAGGACGAGAACGTCGGCGTGAACGACGCGCTGCTGGCCATCGACCGCTCGCGCTCGAACCCCGGCCCGACGACGATCGGCGGCAGCTGATTCGACTCGCCGGTCGTGTCGCGGTAATCGCGGAAGTCGCGGAGCGATTGAATCTCCCAGCGAAGCGCGGTTCCGCCCGTGGGTTGAAACGCCAACGCCCCGGCATTGCGCCAGAGACGCGTCGACGCCGTGCTCACGCTGGGATCGTCCGCGACGCTTCCTGTCGGATTGAGAAACGACACTCGGCGGTCGTTGCCGCGCACGAACCCGGTGCTCACGCGAAATTCGGTCGGATTCCAGCGGAAGGCGGCCGCCCGAAGGGCAGAGACTGGCCCCGCCTGGAGAAAACCGGGCAGCGCGGCGAGCGCGCCGTCGAAGAAGCCGGGCAGCGTCGCTGTCTGCGGCATGCCTCCCGCGACGAGATAGTCGACGCCTACCGCGAGCGTGTTCTGATTTCCGTCCTGGAACTCGGTTCGGTCCACGCCTGTCGTGTACGACGAATTGAGCGCCAGGTTGTCGATCACCGGTCCGAGCGGCCCGCCCATCGGCGTCGATCGCCGCGCCGTGAGACTGTACGTCGTGAGGTCGTTGCGCGGCTTGCGCAGCCCCGAAATTCCCTTTCCCGAGATGTCGGTTTGCTCGAGGTACAGCGGATCCTCGGCCAATGAGAGTTTGCTAATCGTCAGCGGCAGCGCCACGCCGGCTCCAGCCGGAAGCAGCTTCTCCAAACGGAGCGTCGCCCGCACGTCGATGTTGCGCTCCGTCTCGAACGAAGGCTGTTCTCCCAGCTGCCGGAAGTTCGGATCGCGATTGCTGAGCATGGCCTGAAAATCGGCGAAGTCGCCCATGTTGAGACGCGCGGTCATCGACGCGGCGGTGCCGCCCGTGTTGAGCTGCTGGTCCAATCGCACGTCGTCGACCCAGAGCTCGAGCGTGTCCGTCGGGTTGATCGGCGCCGAGCCCGCGCCGCCGGCCGCCGCCACGCGCACAATGCCGACGGCCACCTCCTGCACGGCGCTCAGATTCGGCGCCGTCACGGCCGGATCGATCGTGTAGACGATGTACCCGTCCTCGCACGCCGCGAAACGGCGCGACACGATGCCCATCGGGAGCGGCGACGCAGCGATGATCGCCGAGTCGGCGCCGGTGCATGCGATCGAGGACGTGGTTCCGGAGAGGTACGCGGCCTGAATCCTCTTCCGCAGGTCGATGAACTTGCCGAGCTGGATCGCGAAGTCGGTCCACGCCGCGGCGGTCCTCCCATCGTTCGCCGGCGCGCGATACATGTAGAAGTTGTTCTCGTCTCGCCCGACCTTGATGTACATCTGGAGCTCGCCGCTCTGCCCCCAACCGTGCCCGACGCCACGCCCCCAGACGTTGAGCCGTTGAAACGCCATGAAGTATTGCGGCCCCGCCGGGAATCGGAAAAACGCCTCGGCGCGATGATAGAGCGGCAGGTTGCCCGTCTGGATTCGGAGCGAGGCTTCGTTGGTTGTCGTGAGCGTGCCCTGAAACTGCGCGCCCTTCTGCGCGGCTTCGTTCACGACGCCCGGGGGCGGTTGATACGCGACGGCGGCGCTCGAATCGGTCGTGCCGATCGACGACGTGATCACGAAGCCGCCGTCCTGGTGCGTGCCGGCGATTCCAGCGAGCGTCTGGTTGCTCCGGTCGAGCCAACGCGCGCCGACGACCTGCAATTCGGCGATCGGCAGTTGCACCGGCACTTCGGCGTCCCCCTGGCCCTGCGCCGACACGATCGTGAGGCGCAGCGCGCGCAGCTTGCGCCGGTTGACGTCGTTGAGCGAGTCCGTCGGCGTCTTGAACGGAACGCGCACGAGAACCCAATTGCGCGTCCGCGGCTGCGGTTGCCCTCGAACGAACAGCGTGTCGGTGAACTTTCCTCCCACGCGCGTGATCGCGGTCGGCGAGGTCAGGTCGACGACGTACCGCAGGATCCGCTCGCTCTCTCGCTGCGCGTTCGAGAAGTTGAGCGCGTTGTCCATGTCGATGTCGTCTTCGTCGAGCTTGTTGTTCGCCACCGTGCAGTTGGTGCGGGGATCGCCGATGACGTCGAGCGCGCCGGGGGCGGCCCGGCAGACGCGGACGTTCGTCGACCGATGAGCCCCCGTCGCGTCGATCGCGACGATCGTGTCGGCGATGTCCCCCGGGAGACCCGTGTCGTTGATCGCGGCGTTGAACGACCGCGAGAACGCGTCGCGCTCCGTCGCCGGAATCGGGTTGTCGAAGCCGACGAGATGCTTCGCGCTGAACGTCGTGTCGCTCCCGGCGATCTTCATCGTGTCGGGCGCGAAGCGCAGAGCG encodes the following:
- the uxaC gene encoding glucuronate isomerase; protein product: MHRPLVLHADRFFDSDPEIRHAARALYEETRDLPLICPHGHVDPAILANDTAFPEPASLIVIPDHYIVRMLYSRGVPMESLGIPARDGTVVETDPRRIWQTFGDHAHLFHGTPTGLWLDHELHEVFGVKVRFDAESAQYVYDQIAERLASPEFRPRRLFERFNIEILATTDAASDSLVHHRAIRASGWRGRVIPTFRPDAVFRIAAPEWASELECLGQASGGAIPNYASFVDALEKRRGVFKSLGATATDHAVVEPFASRMSDQDVSAIFVRALRGEATPADQRRFEAHMLMEMARMSVDDGLVMQLHPGALRDHNRQVFDRFGADRGADIPVATEYTRNLAELLNAYGNDERFSMVLFTLDESAYARELAPLAGQYPALRLGPPWWFHDSIEGMTRYRQQVTETAGIYNTAGFNDDTRAFCSIPARHDLSRRVDANFLAGLVVRHIVEVDDAHVMARALAYDLARETYRVAPAVQPAAERPLAAART
- a CDS encoding ROK family transcriptional regulator; protein product: MLNLVREHQPISRAELARRMHVGRGMVTSLISELLDDGSIYEGSTVDAPRGRKPMMLYVRTRDRLVVAVDVRFSRTFLQLADFSGEAIAADSFDTIVDPKGLTANLTKRIGRLLKSHRAAGKCNGIGLVVPGMVDHSTGRVLNAPQLGWRDVDIRDELADATGLAVHIENAPIACALAQMWLGQRGGDAPRDFAYVTVSDGVGAGIVMNGEVVRGHNNTAGEFGHVAVDPLGPKCLCGARGCLEAYTSNLATLSRYLGHEFSPTESRRMLQESGLTIDDVISRARSGERRAINALEETARHLGGGLSVIINTLNPAQIFVGGEITEAWEQLEPVMTSVIRERALTALAAETPLVPEPASSFPRLRGATALVAAPLFAAPQVA
- a CDS encoding S8 family serine peptidase — its product is MKSSRVTSLFFLFAVACGAPSTVATRPTPTPTPPPTAAPTAPAATQPTSIPPVTLAEPPRNWQLLDEGIDHIPGISSERAMNELLAGKAPKKRVLVAIIDNGIDTAHADLRANLWINPKETPHNDVDDDHNGFVDDIHGWNFIGGKDGQDVHFDTFEVTREYARCHGGAAASGSAPITDAARCAEITAAFEKQRNTIQSSVANYKGALDVLHQITPMLKQAVAPNTLSVANVKALSATSQQLSQAKQIYLQLAGEGATETVLSDGLKSLEGQLKNGLNPDFNPRTVVGDNYTDWHQHTYGNSDVMGQDAKHGTHVAGIIGAVRGNGIGVDGIAPSVTFMMVRTVPDGDERDKDVANAIRYAVDNGAQIISMSFGKAFSPYKAAVDEAVKYADAHGVLMVHAAGNDGEDLGKSKNFPTPTYLDGGHPTLWIEVGASSWKGGENLPATFSNYGQQQVDLFAPGVDILSTVPGNEYERDSGTSMAAPVVTGVAALVMSYYPNLSAGDIRKIILASTAKFQSQVVKRPGDESKDMVPFGTLSVTGGIVNAYNALRMAEDVSNGKAKP
- a CDS encoding M28 family peptidase, which produces MLSLLCASILVLSGCDRFGGGGAKTAFDGQAALGYVKAHLAFGPRTPGTPAHDSAAAWIVAQMKQRTDSVTVQRWTQTTADGTKLPLQNIFARFNPAATQRVLYVTHWDTRPKADDDPNFGNKARPILGANDGASGVGLFMALGDVFKKTPPSVGVDLLFVDGEDWGAFDSDSGGNYPDALFGSQYFASHLPSPNYKPLFGVLWDMIGDADLQLYQEANSVQRAPEVVSRVWQTASDLGYSKYFISQVGQQITDDHVPLLNKGLRVIDVLDIQYGPLPAGHDAFTQSNPNYHHTMQDTFDKVSAKSLQAVGDVAVALVK
- the sprA gene encoding cell surface protein SprA, with product MRPLFSATRAVLIALAVGLAWGPPARSQTPPTPVLPARPPADTDTIRRPRAPVPGTTTIPGLELPLELNLRVEGKKERDRNLVCTNLEAIQTSAVSGCNAGFLPWSLQPTVAIKSSGVVADRWHVNIDYDMQREFDASNSLSLYYEGTPGSKWQRVDVGNVTFTPPPSRFLSANLPTGNYGLQITNQFGPLRFQSIFAQQKGNVGQTRQFTIGSRAQQANARDIDDYQIERLRFFFTIDPALLGGSRAGALPNIDILNRSQIDALRRALPDTLRPTLVRIYRLQFGTQPQNPGGPRFRVRGGQTNGTAVYDLLREGVDYVIDRSLLWFALVRPLNESNERLVVAYNVKINGRDTVWTTTGGTPDLQFVPGRDQVANLVMDPTVGPTSAAFRNEIRSVYRFAGSNLARETAKMRIVTGSGRLEHPIAGSDATFLQMFGLAQTANPAEFDAENRIWPRRSDAIFNLGGGAADIRNGQSLDVAYAIHDYFLVFPSLHPFSARDSGGLVVPGNPTNDDIYTIPGEYIYSPQHPASLYRMSVRYETESTEQGGAILIGAGSIRPGSEQVVMDGRQLVRDLDYRVDYDLGRIEFMRADTVLSAQRHVDVRYEENVSFGAAPTTLAGFMSELPVSHGTLDFLAINQSQSTSFNRPELGLQGNSTLTTGVTGRFNWDLPGLTSLASRLPFGESKAVSHFSFSAEVAHSNPQFLARNQGTAYIETFDANGGTTIALADQAWLYSSLPAYGHSLAAPFGGSFFDPSHAATLVWQTNVQSPGGRRLAFTDSAIDPRLTFVGSGIRFTEPVLWLTLLPLDQVGRYDIQSRSYKWTDNSAAAVASRRFRSIQTVLSPAGLDLTRGEFLQFWTLLDTTGFARASNPTLILDFGDVSENALRFAPDTMKIAGSDTTFSAKHLVGFDNPIPATERDAFSRSFNAAINDTGLPGDIADTIVAIDATGAHRSTNVRVCRAAPGALDVIGDPRTNCTVANNKLDEDDIDMDNALNFSNAQRESERILRYVVDLTSPTAITRVGGKFTDTLFVRGQPQPRTRNWVLVRVPFKTPTDSLNDVNRRKLRALRLTIVSAQGQGDAEVPVQLPIAELQVVGARWLDRSNQTLAGIAGTHQDGGFVITSSIGTTDSSAAVAYQPPPGVVNEAAQKGAQFQGTLTTTNEASLRIQTGNLPLYHRAEAFFRFPAGPQYFMAFQRLNVWGRGVGHGWGQSGELQMYIKVGRDENNFYMYRAPANDGRTAAAWTDFAIQLGKFIDLRKRIQAAYLSGTTSSIACTGADSAIIAASPLPMGIVSRRFAACEDGYIVYTIDPAVTAPNLSAVQEVAVGIVRVAAAGGAGSAPINPTDTLELWVDDVRLDQQLNTGGTAASMTARLNMGDFADFQAMLSNRDPNFRQLGEQPSFETERNIDVRATLRLEKLLPAGAGVALPLTISKLSLAEDPLYLEQTDISGKGISGLRKPRNDLTTYSLTARRSTPMGGPLGPVIDNLALNSSYTTGVDRTEFQDGNQNTLAVGVDYLVAGGMPQTATLPGFFDGALAALPGFLQAGPVSALRAAAFRWNPTEFRVSTGFVRGNDRRVSFLNPTGSVADDPSVSTASTRLWRNAGALAFQPTGGTALRWEIQSLRDFRDYRDTTGESNQLPPIVVGPGFERERSMASSASFTPTFSSWFRPRADLSTQYDMLRDPNVRSFATLPGVIGVDSVLATHDSLAALDRSLPRRMTAAQTIGVGTTIDVTRAFAAYARDSSLIRRMGTSFTPIDVSFTRSLLGDVDASAKAPPLPFELALGGPSSFRYVNGAAATAAGQTGTWNAASSVRLLGGAAIDARFQHITTANWIARPDSAQLQAQANGTQTRFPDVTLRWGFRPAPGGPFSAIDASAGYLRTTASVSLPGLDPGDSPEIRRSHAETYPFGGSVIWAGRGSLSTSARYSLTTRLDSLPGSLARTRGNELTIDAGRSFHVPESLGLGLRSDLRTHFGFQQSHNRTFVLDSTGAFQSRLADNGRQSFNLAADTNLQDGLVFTLQASHIVTFDNNLNRRFAQTVLSTVLQFQFFGAAK